A single Pseudomonas putida DNA region contains:
- a CDS encoding twin transmembrane helix small protein, producing MLKAAIVLMLLATVASLFSGLVFLVKDDENSTRLLKALTVRVTLAALTIGLVAWGFISGQLVSHAPF from the coding sequence ATGCTCAAGGCCGCGATAGTCCTGATGCTGTTGGCCACGGTTGCCAGCCTGTTCAGTGGCCTGGTGTTCCTGGTCAAGGACGATGAAAACTCGACCCGCTTGCTCAAAGCCCTTACCGTGCGGGTGACCCTGGCGGCCCTGACCATCGGCCTGGTCGCCTGGGGCTTCATCAGTGGCCAGCTGGTCTCCCACGCCCCGTTCTAG
- a CDS encoding cytochrome c oxidase subunit 3 yields the protein MASHEHYYVPAQSKWPIIATIGMFITVFGLGTWFNDIKAGHPSSHGPLIFFVGALFLAYMLFGWFGSVVRESRAGLYSPQLDRSFRWGMSWFIFSEVMFFMAFFGALFYVRVLAGPWLGGEGAKGVAHMLWPTFEFTWPLLHTPDPKLFPPPKEVIDPWHLPLINTILLVSSSVTITIAHHALRRDHRGPLKFWMALTILLGLSFISLQAYEYHEAYTKLGLTLGSGIYGATFFMLTGFHGAHVTLGTIILIVMFVRILRGHFNPDKHFGFEAASWYWHFVDVVWVGLFIFVYVL from the coding sequence ATGGCAAGTCATGAGCATTACTACGTTCCGGCGCAGAGCAAGTGGCCGATCATCGCCACCATCGGCATGTTCATCACGGTGTTCGGCCTGGGCACCTGGTTCAACGACATCAAGGCCGGCCACCCGTCGTCACACGGGCCGTTGATCTTCTTCGTCGGCGCGCTGTTCCTGGCCTACATGTTGTTCGGCTGGTTCGGCTCGGTGGTTCGCGAGAGCCGCGCCGGGCTGTACAGCCCGCAGCTGGACCGCTCGTTCCGTTGGGGCATGAGCTGGTTCATCTTCTCGGAAGTAATGTTCTTCATGGCCTTCTTCGGCGCGCTGTTCTATGTGCGCGTGCTGGCCGGGCCCTGGCTGGGCGGTGAAGGGGCCAAAGGGGTGGCGCACATGCTGTGGCCGACCTTCGAGTTCACCTGGCCGCTGCTGCACACGCCGGACCCGAAACTGTTCCCGCCGCCCAAGGAAGTGATCGACCCGTGGCACCTGCCGCTGATCAACACCATCTTGCTGGTCAGCTCCAGCGTGACCATTACCATCGCGCACCATGCCCTGCGCCGTGACCACCGCGGCCCGCTGAAATTCTGGATGGCGCTGACCATCCTGCTGGGTCTCAGCTTCATCTCGCTGCAGGCCTACGAATACCACGAGGCCTACACCAAGCTCGGGTTGACCTTGGGCTCGGGCATCTATGGCGCGACGTTCTTCATGCTTACCGGCTTTCACGGCGCCCACGTGACCCTGGGCACGATCATCCTGATCGTGATGTTCGTGCGCATCCTGCGCGGGCACTTCAACCCCGACAAGCACTTCGGTTTCGAGGCGGCGAGCTGGTACTGGCACTTCGTCGATGTGGTGTGGGTGGGGCTGTTCATCTTTGTGTATGTGCTCTGA
- a CDS encoding cytochrome c oxidase assembly protein, producing MKGSSLKRLVTRLLLLTVVMFGFGFALVPMYDVMCKAFGINGKTGGQYEGSQVSDPTRSVRVQFMSTNASDMVWDFYSKGDELEVNPGAVNQMIFVAHNPTNRPMSAQAIPSITPAEAAAYFHKTECFCFTQQVLQPGERIEMPVRFIVDRDLPASVKHLTLAYTLFDITARHPPVAHAAVQDVQGAR from the coding sequence ATGAAGGGCTCATCGCTCAAGCGCCTGGTCACCCGCCTGCTGCTGCTGACGGTGGTGATGTTCGGCTTCGGTTTCGCCCTGGTGCCCATGTATGACGTGATGTGCAAGGCATTCGGCATCAACGGCAAGACCGGCGGGCAATACGAGGGCAGCCAGGTCAGCGACCCGACGCGTTCGGTACGGGTGCAGTTCATGTCGACCAACGCCAGCGACATGGTCTGGGACTTCTACTCCAAAGGCGACGAGCTTGAGGTCAACCCGGGGGCGGTGAACCAGATGATCTTCGTTGCGCACAACCCGACCAACCGGCCGATGAGTGCGCAAGCGATACCCAGCATCACCCCGGCCGAGGCCGCGGCGTATTTCCACAAGACCGAGTGCTTCTGCTTTACCCAGCAGGTGCTGCAGCCCGGCGAACGCATCGAGATGCCGGTGCGCTTCATCGTCGACCGCGACCTGCCGGCCAGCGTGAAGCACCTGACACTGGCCTACACCTTGTTCGACATCACTGCGCGTCATCCGCCGGTCGCCCATGCCGCGGTACAGGACGTCCAGGGCGCCCGTTGA